In Mycetocola zhujimingii, one DNA window encodes the following:
- the hemG gene encoding protoporphyrinogen oxidase, which yields MIEPRHVLVIGGGIAGLVAALDCARVGIRVTVVEAADRAGGSVATETVAGIRVDTGAESYATRQGTVRKLVDELGLADAVVTPASAGAWVRLPNGVSAPLPKAGLLGIPSNPLADDVRRVIGWSGAIRAYLDRIRPVLTIGREHNLGDLVSRRMGKAVLDSLVAPVTRGVYSADPADLDVTRAAPGLNKALTKAGSLSGAVALLRAAAPAGSNVEGLAGGMYTLVEAMLAELRRREATVLLGTTATELQRQGGSTLDSEVAAEAQPATWRALLDDDTTIDADYVIVATPEAEALRLLAPLSAELATEQPIETPTVELATLVIDAASLDVKPRGTGVLIADRPEGSRPAGRAIMAKALTHSTAKWQWLADEAGREHPHRHVVRLSYGRLGQANQTLGLDDEALRAVAVADASEILGVPLDASQVVGFTRTAWVGTLPGAAIGQRERAERLRDAAVAIGDLDVTGGWLSGTGLASVIPDALAASARIRHLVAASYLEDGVVVDPHTRTGINDTSPDANPS from the coding sequence GTGATCGAGCCGCGCCACGTTCTCGTCATCGGCGGTGGCATCGCCGGGCTCGTCGCCGCGCTCGACTGCGCTCGTGTTGGCATCCGAGTCACCGTCGTTGAGGCCGCCGACCGGGCCGGTGGTTCCGTCGCGACCGAAACCGTCGCCGGCATCCGTGTCGATACCGGTGCGGAGAGCTACGCAACGCGGCAGGGAACGGTGCGGAAGCTCGTCGACGAACTCGGCCTCGCGGACGCGGTCGTCACCCCCGCTTCGGCTGGCGCCTGGGTGCGGCTGCCGAACGGAGTCAGTGCGCCCCTCCCGAAGGCCGGCCTTCTCGGCATCCCGTCGAACCCGCTCGCGGACGACGTTCGCCGGGTCATCGGGTGGAGCGGAGCGATCCGGGCCTACCTCGACCGGATTCGTCCGGTGCTCACGATCGGACGTGAGCACAACCTCGGTGACCTGGTCTCGCGACGCATGGGTAAGGCCGTTCTCGACTCGCTCGTCGCTCCGGTGACCAGGGGCGTGTACTCCGCAGATCCGGCCGACCTCGATGTGACCCGGGCTGCGCCCGGCCTCAATAAGGCGCTGACCAAGGCGGGGTCGCTCTCGGGCGCGGTCGCTCTGCTCAGGGCAGCTGCCCCCGCCGGATCGAACGTCGAAGGTCTTGCCGGTGGTATGTACACGCTGGTTGAAGCGATGCTCGCCGAGCTCAGGCGCCGCGAGGCAACAGTGCTCCTCGGTACGACAGCCACCGAACTGCAGCGCCAGGGCGGTTCGACCCTGGACTCCGAGGTGGCGGCCGAAGCCCAGCCCGCAACCTGGCGAGCCCTCCTCGATGACGACACCACCATCGACGCCGACTACGTCATCGTCGCAACCCCGGAAGCTGAAGCGCTCCGCCTGCTCGCACCGCTCTCGGCGGAACTCGCTACAGAACAGCCGATCGAGACACCGACCGTCGAGCTCGCGACCCTCGTCATTGACGCCGCATCCCTCGACGTCAAGCCCCGTGGCACCGGGGTGCTGATCGCCGACCGACCTGAAGGATCAAGGCCGGCCGGGCGCGCGATCATGGCGAAGGCTCTGACGCACTCGACGGCCAAGTGGCAGTGGCTCGCCGACGAGGCCGGTCGTGAGCATCCGCACCGTCACGTCGTCCGCCTCTCCTATGGCAGGCTCGGTCAGGCCAACCAGACGCTGGGTCTTGACGATGAGGCGCTTCGCGCCGTCGCCGTCGCTGACGCGTCGGAGATTCTTGGCGTGCCCCTCGACGCCTCGCAGGTCGTGGGGTTCACCCGGACCGCGTGGGTCGGAACCCTCCCTGGAGCGGCAATCGGACAGCGCGAACGGGCCGAACGGCTCCGCGACGCGGCCGTGGCAATCGGGGATCTCGATGTGACAGGCGGTTGGCTCTCGGGAACGGGCCTGGCTTCGGTCATCCCCGATGCGCTCGCGGCGTCCGCGCGAATTCGCCATCTGGTCGCGGCGAGCTATCTCGAAGACGGCGTTGTGGTCGATCCGCATACCAGAACAGGCATAAACGACACCAGCCCGGACGCAAACCCGTCATAG
- a CDS encoding MDR family oxidoreductase — translation MTTTFRAWLVEKHSDASGTASQTASVSELTDTDLMPGDVTLDVSWSSINYKDGLALLGRPGVVRTWPLVAGIDVVGTVTASESDRFSVGDEVLLNGAGLGETHHGGLAERARVDSASLVRVPDSLGARRAAAIGTAGFTAMLSVLAVERHGVTPADGPVLVTGAAGGVGSIAVALLSRLGFDVVASTGRVDSKGDFLRRLGAATVIDRAELSEPGKPLQSQTYAAIVDPVGSHTLVNAIARLNYGGIAAASGMAQGIDLPGTVVPFILRGVTLAGINSVDAPLPLREEAWSRLATDLDPELLDGLTTEIPLDQAQAAAVAILDGQLSGRTVVDVRA, via the coding sequence ATGACAACGACGTTCCGCGCCTGGCTGGTCGAGAAGCACTCGGATGCTTCCGGCACTGCTTCGCAAACAGCATCCGTTTCAGAGCTCACCGACACTGACCTGATGCCGGGCGACGTCACCCTCGATGTGTCGTGGTCGAGCATCAACTACAAGGACGGCCTCGCCCTTCTTGGCAGGCCCGGAGTGGTTCGGACCTGGCCGCTCGTTGCCGGAATCGACGTCGTGGGAACGGTGACCGCGAGTGAGAGCGACCGGTTCTCTGTGGGCGATGAAGTGCTGCTGAACGGTGCCGGCCTCGGCGAGACGCACCACGGCGGCCTCGCCGAACGGGCGAGGGTCGACAGCGCGTCACTGGTTCGCGTTCCCGATTCGCTCGGGGCCCGGCGAGCCGCGGCGATCGGCACAGCGGGGTTCACGGCGATGCTCTCGGTGCTCGCGGTCGAACGGCACGGTGTGACTCCAGCGGACGGGCCGGTGCTCGTCACCGGGGCAGCCGGAGGGGTCGGGTCGATCGCCGTCGCCCTGTTGTCACGGCTCGGCTTCGACGTTGTCGCCTCGACAGGACGGGTCGACAGTAAAGGCGACTTCCTCCGCCGCCTCGGTGCAGCAACGGTGATCGACCGCGCCGAGTTGAGCGAGCCGGGCAAACCACTGCAGTCGCAGACCTACGCGGCGATCGTCGACCCCGTCGGAAGCCACACCCTCGTCAATGCGATCGCGCGACTCAACTACGGCGGTATCGCGGCGGCGAGCGGCATGGCGCAGGGCATTGACCTGCCCGGGACGGTGGTTCCGTTCATCCTGCGCGGGGTAACGCTCGCCGGCATCAACTCGGTCGACGCGCCGCTCCCCCTGCGCGAGGAAGCGTGGTCGCGACTCGCCACCGACCTCGACCCGGAGCTCCTCGACGGGCTGACCACCGAGATCCCCCTCGACCAGGCACAGGCTGCGGCCGTCGCGATCCTCGACGGCCAGCTCTCCGGGCGCACTGTCGTCGACGTACGCGCTTAG
- a CDS encoding phage holin family protein → MTDRNLSDKSRESLFELLADLPNLITNLIQAEIEQVKTKAKHLGSYAGKGAIFMVLALIFLFFAIGTAVAVAILALALVLPAWLSALIVFVVFVLIAVILALIGLKYFKKLGDDPNPVESVKKDIRAVKGEGEYDRY, encoded by the coding sequence ATGACGGACCGAAATCTCAGCGATAAGAGCCGCGAATCGCTCTTTGAGTTGCTCGCCGACCTTCCCAACCTGATCACCAACCTGATCCAGGCGGAGATCGAGCAGGTCAAGACGAAGGCCAAGCACCTCGGAAGCTACGCGGGTAAGGGTGCCATTTTCATGGTGCTCGCGCTGATCTTCCTGTTCTTCGCCATCGGCACCGCCGTTGCCGTAGCTATTCTGGCGCTCGCGCTGGTACTCCCGGCATGGTTGAGCGCGCTCATCGTCTTTGTCGTGTTTGTTCTGATCGCTGTGATTCTGGCGTTGATCGGACTCAAGTACTTCAAGAAGCTCGGCGATGACCCGAACCCCGTCGAGAGCGTCAAGAAAGACATCCGTGCGGTAAAGGGGGAGGGCGAATATGACCGTTACTAA
- the hemQ gene encoding hydrogen peroxide-dependent heme synthase, translating to MTHPASAEASLPQNISEPEENPTGFALWAVLRRPQAPVALSDHAVFELDSAVKRVESDGVTVRGFYDVSGLKADADIMIWLHGDTADALQRALRELRRTSILRGLLPTWNAMGVHREAEFNKRHVPGFLRGIDAKNWLTVYPFVRSFEWYLLPDDERSKMLADHGRKGAAFRGAIANTVSAFALGDYEWILPIESDDLTELVDLMRDLRATDARRHVREEVPFYTGRRISTAEIPEVIQ from the coding sequence ATGACTCACCCGGCCTCTGCCGAGGCATCCCTGCCCCAAAACATTTCTGAACCCGAAGAGAACCCGACAGGATTTGCGCTCTGGGCGGTTCTGCGTCGCCCGCAGGCGCCGGTCGCACTCAGCGACCATGCCGTCTTTGAGTTGGATTCTGCTGTGAAGCGCGTCGAGAGCGACGGTGTGACCGTCCGCGGTTTCTATGACGTCTCCGGCCTTAAGGCCGACGCTGACATCATGATCTGGCTGCACGGAGACACGGCCGACGCGCTTCAGCGGGCGCTTCGCGAACTGCGCCGCACCAGCATTCTTCGCGGCCTTCTTCCGACCTGGAACGCGATGGGGGTCCATCGCGAAGCTGAGTTCAACAAGCGCCACGTGCCCGGCTTCCTCCGCGGCATCGACGCGAAGAACTGGCTCACCGTTTACCCATTCGTGCGCAGCTTCGAGTGGTATCTGCTCCCCGACGACGAGCGGAGCAAGATGCTCGCCGACCACGGTCGCAAGGGCGCAGCGTTCCGCGGAGCCATCGCAAACACGGTGTCCGCGTTCGCCCTCGGCGACTACGAGTGGATTCTTCCGATCGAATCGGACGATCTGACCGAACTTGTCGATCTCATGCGTGATCTTCGCGCCACGGATGCCCGTCGCCACGTCCGCGAGGAAGTTCCGTTCTACACAGGCCGTCGCATTTCGACGGCAGAAATCCCCGAGGTAATCCAGTGA
- the hemB gene encoding porphobilinogen synthase: protein MRRLVSETRVHPAELILPLFVREGATEPAPIGSMPGVMHHTLDSLKRAATEAADAGVGGVMLFGVPLTRDATGSQASSPDGILNLATEALVAEVGDAIVVQTDLCLDEFTDHGHCGVLDSRGAVDNDATLERYIDMALSQAHAGSAMLGLSGMMDGQVDAVRAALDEEGFVETAILAYSAKYASAFYGPFREAVDSQLTGDRRSYQLDPGNRREGMREATLDMSEGADVVMVKPAMSYLDVLADVAAMSDIPVWAYQVSGEYAMIEAAAANGWIDRRRAIEESLVSIRRAGADAVLTYWATEVAGWLK, encoded by the coding sequence ATGCGCCGCCTCGTTTCCGAGACGCGAGTGCACCCAGCCGAACTCATTCTTCCGCTCTTCGTTCGTGAGGGCGCGACCGAGCCGGCCCCCATCGGCTCGATGCCCGGCGTGATGCACCACACCCTCGACTCGCTGAAGCGGGCCGCAACCGAGGCCGCCGATGCCGGCGTCGGCGGGGTCATGCTCTTCGGGGTTCCGCTCACGCGGGACGCCACAGGCTCGCAGGCATCCTCGCCCGACGGCATCCTCAATCTCGCCACCGAAGCCCTCGTCGCCGAGGTGGGTGACGCGATTGTCGTGCAGACCGACCTGTGCCTCGACGAGTTCACCGACCACGGACACTGCGGTGTGCTCGACTCCCGCGGCGCTGTCGACAACGACGCGACCCTCGAGCGGTACATCGACATGGCACTGTCTCAGGCACACGCCGGTTCTGCCATGCTCGGTCTGTCCGGCATGATGGACGGCCAGGTCGACGCTGTGCGCGCCGCCCTCGACGAGGAAGGTTTCGTCGAGACCGCGATCCTCGCCTACTCCGCGAAGTACGCCTCTGCCTTCTATGGACCGTTCCGTGAGGCCGTGGATTCGCAGCTCACCGGCGACCGCCGCAGCTACCAGCTCGACCCGGGCAACCGGCGCGAGGGCATGCGCGAAGCGACCCTCGACATGTCTGAGGGTGCTGACGTCGTCATGGTGAAGCCGGCGATGAGCTACCTCGACGTGCTCGCGGATGTCGCCGCGATGAGCGACATTCCGGTCTGGGCATACCAGGTCTCCGGTGAATACGCGATGATCGAGGCCGCCGCCGCAAACGGATGGATCGACCGTCGTCGGGCAATCGAGGAATCCCTCGTCAGCATCCGCCGTGCCGGTGCCGACGCCGTTCTCACCTACTGGGCGACCGAGGTTGCAGGGTGGCTCAAGTGA
- a CDS encoding uroporphyrinogen-III synthase, translating to MKPAAQITKPLKGWRILVPRGGPWGDSVAADLRARGATPVVAPMINFAPTEDPDNLTRALAALANGEFDWLTVTSATTVDVMYSQGVKIPERTRVAAVGETTAAALQAVGYRVDLVPAKDNSARGMVTELMQLEPKPKRFLTLRSEIAKPLLSEGLAAAGHDVQSVVAYRTIGEPVAENVIADVRSGRINAILVTSGSVAEQVVRQFGDLPESTLVAAIGPRTAKDATSYGLTVDIVSGHQTVSALLDSIVATVEAAQPQDTDY from the coding sequence ATGAAGCCTGCAGCACAGATCACGAAACCCCTGAAGGGGTGGCGCATTCTCGTCCCACGCGGAGGTCCGTGGGGAGACAGTGTCGCGGCCGACCTGCGCGCCCGCGGCGCAACACCGGTTGTCGCGCCCATGATCAACTTCGCGCCGACCGAGGACCCCGATAACCTCACGCGGGCACTTGCGGCTCTCGCGAATGGTGAGTTCGACTGGCTCACGGTAACGAGCGCCACGACGGTTGACGTGATGTACTCGCAGGGCGTGAAGATTCCCGAGCGCACGCGTGTTGCCGCTGTCGGCGAGACAACCGCCGCGGCGCTCCAGGCCGTTGGGTATCGCGTCGACCTTGTTCCGGCCAAGGACAACTCCGCGCGCGGAATGGTCACCGAGCTCATGCAGCTCGAACCGAAACCCAAGCGCTTCCTCACCCTTCGATCGGAGATCGCGAAACCGCTGCTCAGCGAGGGGCTCGCCGCAGCGGGGCACGACGTGCAGTCCGTCGTCGCGTACCGCACCATCGGTGAACCCGTCGCCGAGAACGTGATCGCCGACGTCAGGTCCGGGCGCATCAACGCGATCCTCGTCACGAGTGGTTCGGTAGCCGAGCAGGTCGTCCGACAGTTCGGTGACCTGCCGGAGTCAACGCTTGTGGCCGCGATCGGGCCGCGAACCGCGAAGGATGCCACGAGCTACGGACTGACTGTCGACATCGTCTCCGGGCACCAGACGGTGTCAGCACTCCTCGACTCGATTGTCGCAACGGTCGAAGCAGCTCAGCCGCAGGACACCGACTACTAG
- a CDS encoding ferrochelatase: MTDLVLGATPAAASGEPHITEPVAYDAILLAGFGGPEGQDDVIPFLRNVTRGRGIPEERLEEVAHHYRHFGGVSPINDQNRQLKAALEAELASRGIDLPVLWGNRNWDPYLRDALVEANDRGFTKLIAIATSAYSSYSSCRQYREDFAIALDETSLFGHIAIDKVRQFFDHPGFVTPFIDGVRDGLVQIQNDNPGIDLATEVEILFSTHSIPSTDAAKSGPAERGFGEGGAYAAQHNAVAEVVVESVKRELGLEAELAWQLVYQSRSGPPSMPWLEPDINDTIAELPAKGIRAVIIVPLGFVSDHMEVLWDLDNEATESAQEAGLYSVRVPTPGTHKAYVTGLIDLVLERRDGVPVSERPAMTDLGPWYDVCRPGCCENARLGFKPAVAGLKP; encoded by the coding sequence GTGACCGATCTCGTTCTCGGCGCAACGCCGGCCGCAGCGTCCGGCGAGCCGCACATCACCGAGCCCGTCGCGTATGACGCAATTCTGCTCGCCGGTTTCGGCGGTCCTGAGGGACAGGACGACGTCATTCCGTTCCTGCGCAACGTCACCCGTGGCAGGGGCATCCCGGAGGAGCGGCTCGAAGAGGTCGCACACCACTACCGTCACTTCGGCGGGGTCAGCCCGATCAATGACCAGAACCGGCAGCTCAAGGCAGCACTCGAGGCCGAGCTGGCCTCTCGTGGCATCGACCTTCCCGTCCTCTGGGGCAACCGCAACTGGGACCCGTACCTGCGTGACGCGCTGGTTGAGGCGAACGACCGCGGCTTCACCAAGCTCATCGCCATCGCGACGAGCGCGTATTCCTCGTACTCGAGCTGCAGGCAGTACCGCGAGGACTTCGCCATCGCGCTCGACGAGACGAGCCTGTTCGGGCACATCGCGATCGACAAGGTGCGCCAGTTCTTCGACCACCCCGGATTCGTGACGCCGTTCATCGACGGAGTACGCGACGGTCTCGTGCAGATCCAGAACGACAACCCGGGCATCGACCTCGCCACAGAGGTCGAGATCCTCTTCTCCACACACTCGATTCCATCGACGGATGCCGCGAAGTCCGGTCCTGCCGAACGCGGCTTTGGCGAGGGTGGTGCCTACGCGGCCCAGCACAACGCTGTCGCCGAGGTCGTTGTCGAGTCGGTCAAGCGTGAGCTTGGCCTCGAGGCCGAGCTCGCCTGGCAGCTGGTCTACCAGTCCCGGTCCGGCCCGCCGAGCATGCCGTGGCTCGAGCCCGACATCAACGACACCATCGCAGAACTGCCGGCAAAGGGCATCCGTGCGGTGATCATCGTTCCGCTCGGTTTCGTCAGCGACCACATGGAGGTCCTCTGGGACCTCGACAACGAGGCCACTGAATCCGCGCAGGAGGCGGGGCTGTACTCGGTGCGTGTTCCCACTCCTGGCACCCACAAGGCCTACGTCACAGGCCTCATCGACCTCGTGCTCGAGCGCCGCGACGGCGTGCCGGTTTCCGAGCGACCGGCGATGACCGACCTGGGCCCGTGGTACGACGTGTGTCGTCCCGGTTGCTGTGAAAACGCGAGGCTCGGCTTCAAGCCGGCGGTTGCAGGCCTCAAGCCGTGA
- a CDS encoding MFS transporter, which produces MTRSATLNRPLALLVAVTFFMENLDGTIIQTAAPAMAIDLGVRAVDINIAMTAYLLTLAVGIPVSGWLADRFGTRRIFLLAIVVFTLASVLCALSTTLPMLVAMRVLQAVGGAMMVPVGRLAVLRSVEKRDLLDAMAYLTWPALLAPVLAPVIGGVLSDTVGWHWIFLINVPIGIVAFVAALKLVPATEPTGRNPLDWAGFALVGVALAALVLGMEQLGASRTEWLWAAGLLVLAVVAGITVLVRLRRAAHPLLDLSALRIATFRVGNVGGNLYRLLIGAAPFLFVLLFQSGFGWSASQAGLLVMAVFVGNVVIKPATSPLIRRFGFRTVIISSNLCGAVVFGLCAFIQPSTPVVLIAALLFASGVFRSIGFSGYNSVQFADVPAALTSGANTLASTLQQVAVGLGIAVAALTVRATTAGAALIDAGAVGLGYRWAFAVLAVLLLVPAVEAWRMSASAGAEVAARR; this is translated from the coding sequence ATGACCCGATCGGCGACGCTCAACAGGCCCCTCGCTCTTCTCGTCGCCGTGACGTTCTTCATGGAAAACCTCGACGGCACCATCATTCAGACCGCCGCTCCGGCCATGGCCATCGATCTCGGTGTTCGCGCCGTCGACATCAACATCGCCATGACGGCGTACCTGCTTACCCTCGCCGTCGGCATCCCGGTCAGCGGCTGGCTGGCCGATCGATTCGGGACGCGACGCATCTTCCTGCTCGCGATCGTCGTTTTCACTCTCGCTTCGGTGCTGTGTGCACTGAGCACGACCCTGCCCATGCTCGTCGCCATGCGGGTGTTGCAGGCCGTGGGCGGCGCGATGATGGTGCCGGTCGGCCGCCTCGCCGTGCTGCGCAGTGTCGAGAAGCGAGACCTGCTGGATGCCATGGCGTACCTCACCTGGCCTGCACTGCTGGCACCGGTGCTCGCGCCCGTCATCGGCGGGGTTCTCTCCGACACCGTCGGGTGGCACTGGATCTTCCTGATCAACGTCCCGATCGGCATCGTGGCGTTCGTGGCGGCACTGAAGCTCGTGCCCGCCACAGAGCCGACCGGGCGGAATCCGCTGGACTGGGCAGGGTTCGCCCTCGTCGGTGTTGCGCTTGCCGCGCTGGTGCTCGGTATGGAGCAGCTCGGGGCGAGCCGGACCGAGTGGCTCTGGGCGGCGGGGCTGCTCGTTCTCGCTGTCGTCGCCGGAATCACTGTGCTCGTTCGGCTTCGTCGGGCGGCGCATCCCCTGCTGGATCTGTCGGCGCTCCGAATCGCGACCTTCCGGGTCGGTAACGTCGGCGGTAACCTCTACCGGCTGCTCATCGGCGCCGCGCCGTTTCTCTTCGTGCTGCTCTTCCAGTCAGGGTTCGGGTGGAGCGCCTCCCAGGCCGGCCTTCTGGTGATGGCCGTCTTCGTGGGCAACGTCGTGATCAAGCCGGCGACGAGTCCGCTCATTCGCCGGTTCGGGTTCCGGACGGTGATCATCTCGAGCAACCTGTGTGGCGCGGTCGTCTTCGGGCTGTGCGCATTTATTCAGCCGTCGACGCCGGTCGTTCTCATTGCCGCGCTGCTTTTCGCGAGTGGGGTGTTCCGGTCGATCGGTTTCAGCGGGTACAACTCGGTGCAGTTCGCCGACGTGCCCGCAGCGCTCACCTCGGGAGCGAACACCCTCGCGTCAACGCTGCAGCAGGTGGCCGTTGGGCTCGGTATCGCGGTCGCGGCGCTCACCGTGCGTGCGACGACCGCCGGCGCTGCCTTGATCGACGCCGGTGCTGTTGGGCTGGGCTATCGGTGGGCTTTTGCGGTGCTCGCCGTCCTGCTGCTCGTTCCGGCCGTCGAGGCGTGGCGGATGTCGGCCTCCGCCGGTGCCGAGGTGGCGGCCCGGCGGTAG
- the hemC gene encoding hydroxymethylbilane synthase produces the protein MTLRIGTRGSALALAQAGDIAREITERTGVATELVPVTTHGDVSRESLSSLGGTGVFASALREFLLAGKCDLVVHSMKDLPTQKYDGLRIGAVPPRADARDTLCARDGLTLDTLPEGARVGTGSPRRAAQLAARRPDLAIIDIRGNVDTRLGFVASGELDAVVLAAAGLGRLGRTEKVTEYFDLESWPTAPAQGALAIEVRDEAHDDDLLGALEAIHDSSAQAAAVAERSILFRLEAGCAAPIGAHATVSESAITLLGAVYAPDGSGQLVLTGSGKLDASHAATVGADDFSGPAQSSIIETAEYVGSALADELLAGGAARLAPLKQD, from the coding sequence GTGACTCTTCGCATTGGGACGCGCGGCAGCGCTCTCGCGCTTGCGCAGGCGGGCGACATCGCGCGGGAGATCACCGAGCGCACGGGAGTCGCGACAGAGCTCGTGCCGGTAACGACGCACGGCGACGTGTCACGGGAGTCTCTCTCGAGCCTCGGCGGCACGGGAGTCTTTGCGTCCGCGCTGCGGGAGTTCCTGCTCGCGGGTAAGTGCGACCTGGTCGTGCACTCGATGAAGGACCTCCCGACCCAGAAATACGACGGGCTCCGGATTGGCGCGGTTCCGCCGCGCGCCGATGCCAGGGACACCCTGTGTGCCCGTGACGGGCTCACTCTCGACACACTGCCTGAGGGCGCGCGGGTCGGAACTGGTTCGCCGCGGCGTGCGGCGCAGCTCGCCGCTCGCCGTCCGGACCTCGCGATCATCGACATCCGCGGCAACGTCGACACACGACTCGGTTTTGTCGCCTCTGGTGAGCTCGACGCTGTCGTGCTCGCCGCTGCCGGTCTCGGCCGGCTCGGCAGGACAGAGAAGGTTACCGAGTATTTCGATCTCGAGTCATGGCCGACGGCCCCCGCTCAGGGCGCCCTCGCGATCGAGGTCCGCGACGAAGCACACGACGATGACCTCCTTGGCGCGCTTGAAGCCATTCACGATTCGTCAGCACAGGCAGCGGCCGTCGCCGAGCGCAGCATCCTGTTCCGGCTTGAAGCGGGTTGTGCAGCACCGATCGGCGCGCACGCGACAGTGAGCGAGAGCGCCATTACGTTGCTCGGTGCCGTCTATGCCCCGGACGGGTCCGGCCAGCTTGTCCTGACCGGTTCTGGGAAACTTGACGCCAGCCACGCGGCGACTGTCGGCGCCGACGATTTCTCCGGTCCCGCCCAATCGAGCATCATTGAGACTGCCGAGTACGTCGGCAGCGCTCTTGCCGACGAGTTGCTGGCAGGGGGAGCAGCTCGACTTGCCCCCCTGAAGCAAGACTGA
- the hemL gene encoding glutamate-1-semialdehyde 2,1-aminomutase: MNNDELFARAKESIPGGVNSPVRAFGSVGGTPRFLVKASGAYVTDADGAEYVDLVGSWGPAILGHAQPDVVRAVQDAAALGLSFGASTPAETELAELVKSRVVAGGIAPIEKLRLVSTGTEATMTAIRLARGYTGRDLLVKFAGHYHGHSDGLLAQAGSGLATLALPGSAGVTEATAGQTLVLPYNDLDALRVVFEERGDQIAAVITESAAANMGVLAPLPGFNAALVDLAHQYGALVILDEVLTGFRVSAAGYWGLSVADGPAYQPDLFTFGKVIGGGMPLAALGGRAEIMDYLAPAGPVYQAGTLSGNPVAVAAGIATLERATPDVYARLDAASATLSNAVSDAFTREGVAHVVQRAGNLFSFVFADDAPLNYVDVQAQEAWRYAPFFHAMLDGGVSLPPSVFEAWFVSAVHDDAVLGRIIEALPAAARAAAAAKPV, encoded by the coding sequence GTGAACAACGACGAACTCTTCGCGCGCGCCAAAGAGTCCATTCCCGGCGGTGTGAACTCGCCGGTTCGCGCCTTCGGGTCGGTCGGTGGAACGCCGCGATTCCTGGTAAAGGCGTCAGGCGCCTACGTGACGGATGCCGATGGCGCCGAATACGTGGACCTCGTCGGTTCATGGGGTCCCGCCATCCTGGGGCACGCCCAGCCCGACGTGGTGCGCGCCGTTCAGGACGCTGCCGCCCTCGGACTCTCGTTCGGCGCGTCGACTCCCGCCGAGACCGAGCTTGCCGAACTCGTGAAGTCGCGGGTCGTCGCTGGCGGAATCGCCCCGATCGAGAAGCTGCGACTCGTGTCGACGGGCACCGAGGCCACCATGACGGCCATCCGGCTCGCCCGCGGCTACACCGGGCGCGACCTGCTCGTGAAGTTCGCCGGCCACTACCACGGTCACTCCGACGGCCTGCTCGCCCAGGCCGGGTCCGGCCTCGCAACGCTCGCGCTCCCCGGTTCTGCCGGTGTCACCGAGGCGACCGCGGGGCAGACTCTCGTGCTGCCGTACAACGACCTCGACGCTCTCAGGGTCGTCTTCGAGGAACGCGGCGACCAGATCGCCGCCGTCATCACGGAATCGGCCGCCGCGAACATGGGGGTGCTCGCACCGCTTCCCGGCTTCAACGCCGCACTCGTCGACCTCGCACACCAGTACGGCGCGCTCGTCATCCTCGATGAGGTGCTGACCGGTTTCCGCGTAAGCGCCGCCGGCTACTGGGGACTCTCGGTGGCCGACGGCCCCGCTTACCAGCCCGACCTCTTCACCTTCGGCAAGGTCATCGGTGGCGGGATGCCGCTCGCCGCCCTCGGCGGGCGCGCCGAGATCATGGACTACCTCGCCCCTGCAGGGCCGGTCTACCAGGCCGGCACGCTGTCGGGGAACCCGGTCGCTGTCGCCGCAGGAATTGCGACCCTCGAGCGCGCGACGCCCGACGTGTATGCGCGCCTTGACGCAGCATCCGCGACCCTCTCGAATGCTGTCTCCGATGCGTTCACACGCGAGGGCGTCGCCCACGTTGTGCAGCGCGCAGGCAACCTGTTCAGTTTCGTCTTCGCCGACGATGCACCGCTCAACTATGTCGATGTGCAGGCGCAGGAGGCGTGGCGCTACGCGCCGTTCTTCCACGCCATGCTCGACGGCGGGGTCTCGTTGCCGCCGAGCGTGTTCGAGGCGTGGTTCGTCTCCGCCGTGCACGATGACGCGGTACTCGGGCGCATTATCGAGGCGCTTCCCGCCGCGGCGCGCGCCGCAGCGGCCGCGAAACCTGTCTGA